The Mycolicibacterium parafortuitum nucleotide sequence CCTCGCCGTTGTACTTGATCTCGGTGCCGCCGTACTTGCTGTAGATGACCACGTCGCCCTCCGACACGTCCAGAGGAATCCGCTTCTCGCCATCCTCATCCCAGCGGCCGGGGCCAACTGCGACGACGGTGCCTTCCTGCGGCTTCTCCTTGGCGGTGTCGGGGATGACCAGACCGGAAGCGGTCGTGGTC carries:
- the groES gene encoding co-chaperone GroES, whose translation is MASVNIKPLEDKILVQANEAETTTASGLVIPDTAKEKPQEGTVVAVGPGRWDEDGEKRIPLDVSEGDVVIYSKYGGTEIKYNGEEYLILSARDVLAVVSK